The sequence GTCGGACGGGTGGAGCGCAAGCTCGGCAAGCTCGAGGGCGTCACCGCCACGGTCAATCTGCCCTTGGAGGCCGCCGCTGTCACGGTCCCGACCTCCGTCACCGACGAGGAGATCATTGCCGCCGTCGACCGGGCCGGCTACTCCGCCTCGATCCGCCGCGCACCAAGTGACACCGGCACCAGTACCGCCTCCGCTACCGTCACGAGGTCTGGTCACCCCGAGCTCGGCGACGGCGAGGAGTCGAGCGACGGCGACCACGGCAAGCACGACAACCACCCAGATCACGATGGCCACGGCCATCAGGGCGAACACGACGTCCAGGGCACCCACAGCAACCACGGACCTGACGGGCACGAGGGACACGAGAACCACCTGAACCACGGACCCTCGGGCGACGTGGTCAAGCCTCGGCTCATCGGGGCCGCTGTCCTCACCCTCCCGCTCTTCCTGATCTCCATGGTCCCCGCCCTGCAGTTTCCGCACTGGGGTTGGGTGGCCCTCGCCCTGGCCACACCGGTGACCTTCTGGGCGGCCTGGCCGTTCCACACCGCCGCTTTCAAGGCCGCCCGCCACGGTTCGTCCACCATGGACACCCTCGTCTCGATCGGCGTGCTCGCCGCCTGGGGCTTCTCCACGGCCGAACTCCTGCTGGAGCCGGACATGACCGCCCATGCGGGTGCCGCCATGGGCGGCGGAGGCATGGCCTCCATGGCCGATCACCAGCTGTACTTCGAGACCGCCGGCGTGGTCACGACTTTCCTGCTCCTCGGCCGTTGGTTGGAGGCGCGCGCCAAGAAGCGGGCTGGCCATGCCCTGAAGTCGTTGCTGGACCTCGGCGCCAAGACCGCCACGGTGCTGCGCGACGGCGTGGAGGTCACCGTTCCGGCGGCCCAACTGGTGCCCGGTGATGAGTTCGTGGTCCGCCCGGGTGAGAAGGTCGCCACGGACGGCTACGTGGTCTCCGGACATTCCGCCGTGGACACCTCGCTGATCACCGGTGAATCGGTCCCCGAGGAGGTCGGCCCGGAGGACACCGTCACTGGAGCCACCGTCAACACCTCTGGACGGCTTCTGGTCCGTGCCACCCGCACCGGCTCGGACACCACGCTCGCCCAGATGGGCCGGCTCGTCTCCGACGCCCAGACGGGCAAGGCCCCGATCGCCAGGCTGGCGGACCGCATCTCCGCAGTCTTCGTGCCGATCGTGCTTGTGATCGCAGTGATCACCTTCGCCCTCTGGCTCCTCTTCTCAGGTGACCTGCACGCGGCCTTCCGCGCCGCCGTCGCCGTCCTGGTCATCGCCTGCCCCTGCGCGCTGGGCCTGGCCACTCCCGTAGGGTTGCTGGCCGGCACCGGCCGGGCCTCCCAGCTGGGCATCCTCATCCGCGGCCCGGAGGTCCTTGAGGACACCCGCACCGTGGACACGATCGTGCTGGACAAGACCGGCACCGTGACGGCCGGCGACCTCGCCGTCACCGCCGTCACGCCCCTCAATGGCCACGACGCCGACCAGGTCCTGCGCCTGGCCGGGGCCGTCGAGTCGCACTCGGAGCACCCGATCGCCGCCGCGATCACCACGGCGGCCCGAGACGCTGCTGCCTCTTCGGAGGCTTCGGACTATTCAGACTCGGCAGATTTCTCGGGCAGCACCGTCCCGGAGGTGACCGGCTTCGAGTCCGCCGCCGGCGGTGGAGTGCGCGGCACGGTCGCGTTCCCGCGGAACCACCGTGACGACTCGGGAGTTGCCGTGGCGATAGGGCGCCAATCGCCACAGCAACTCCCGACTCAAACGCTGGGTGAGCCTGGTCCAGCTGACTTCCGGACCCACACGGTGGCCGCAGGGCGGTCCAGCTACATCGCCACCCAGTTGAGCTCCGGCAGCCTGACTGCCGATGAGCAGCAGCAGCTCGCCGACGCCGAGGCCGCGGGCGCCACCGCGATCTGGGTCTCCGTGGACGGCCAGGTCGCCGGGATCATCTCCCTGCAGGACACCATCAAGGAGTCGTCGGCTCCGGCGATCGCCGAGTTCAAGCGGCTCGGACTGCGCCCCATCCTGCTGACCGGAGACAATGCCGAGGTCGCCGCCCAGGTGGCGGCCGCCGTCGGGATCTCCGCGCAGGACGTGTTCGCCGGGGTACGCCCTGAGGACAAGGTGGCCAAGGTGATCGAG comes from Citricoccus muralis and encodes:
- a CDS encoding heavy metal translocating P-type ATPase, with the translated sequence MSETVKSAAAEDSGTRRVDLDITGMTCASCVGRVERKLGKLEGVTATVNLPLEAAAVTVPTSVTDEEIIAAVDRAGYSASIRRAPSDTGTSTASATVTRSGHPELGDGEESSDGDHGKHDNHPDHDGHGHQGEHDVQGTHSNHGPDGHEGHENHLNHGPSGDVVKPRLIGAAVLTLPLFLISMVPALQFPHWGWVALALATPVTFWAAWPFHTAAFKAARHGSSTMDTLVSIGVLAAWGFSTAELLLEPDMTAHAGAAMGGGGMASMADHQLYFETAGVVTTFLLLGRWLEARAKKRAGHALKSLLDLGAKTATVLRDGVEVTVPAAQLVPGDEFVVRPGEKVATDGYVVSGHSAVDTSLITGESVPEEVGPEDTVTGATVNTSGRLLVRATRTGSDTTLAQMGRLVSDAQTGKAPIARLADRISAVFVPIVLVIAVITFALWLLFSGDLHAAFRAAVAVLVIACPCALGLATPVGLLAGTGRASQLGILIRGPEVLEDTRTVDTIVLDKTGTVTAGDLAVTAVTPLNGHDADQVLRLAGAVESHSEHPIAAAITTAARDAAASSEASDYSDSADFSGSTVPEVTGFESAAGGGVRGTVAFPRNHRDDSGVAVAIGRQSPQQLPTQTLGEPGPADFRTHTVAAGRSSYIATQLSSGSLTADEQQQLADAEAAGATAIWVSVDGQVAGIISLQDTIKESSAPAIAEFKRLGLRPILLTGDNAEVAAQVAAAVGISAQDVFAGVRPEDKVAKVIELQEAGRVVAMVGDGVNDAPALAQADLGIAMGSGTDVAREAADITVMGSSLGQVVQSVQLSRKTLGIIKSNLFWAFAYNTLGIPVAALGLLNPMLAGAAMAASSVLVVANSLRLTRFGR